The stretch of DNA AACTCCTGGCCGAGTTGGAAAGATTGAAGCACATGGAGCCCGTGATGCAAAGCTTTGTTTCTTCCAATGAAAACGTGGTGGCGGTATATTTTAACTTTAAAGAATCGGCGGCCAGGATTTATCCCAAGCTGGACTTTAAAAAGCTGGTGGAACTGCAGCTGTTCCCACCGGACTTGGAGGTGGGAAACTACGAGTTTTTCTACAGCGCCGATGAAAAGCACAACCCGGAAAAAGAGATCACCTGGACCAAGATCTACCGGGACATTACCGACCGGGGGCTGATGATCACCTGCAACGCCCCGGTCTACCTGGCCGGTGGAGAGCTGCGGGGCGTCCTGGGTGTAGACATAACCATGGCCAATATAATCAACAATATCCTGAACATTGAATTTGAGCAGCCCGGAGCCTACGCCGCCTTAATAACTGCTTCCGGGGAAGTAATAGCCAACCCGGAAAAGTTATCGCCGGACACCAACCCCAACCCCATCGCAAGCCTTTTAGGCAGGACGGATAACCCTGTTTTTAAGGAAATCGGCCAAAAGATTCGGGAGGGTGAATCGGGCTGCCGGGAAGTGGTTCTGTCCGGTGAGAGTAAGTATTTGCTTTACGGTCCCATGGGAAATTCCGGCTGGGCCTTGATCTACGTTATTCCCGCCCATCAAATCACCGAGCCAATTGAAAAAGAAGCCCGAAGCCTGATCATTGAAAAGAACAGTGCCATCCTGTCCAAAATCAGCTTTGGCACTCTCTCCATCCTGCTGATTGTCACCGTCTTTTCCATCCTCTTATCAGGTAACATCACCAAGCCCGTCAAGGACCTGACCAGTGGAGCAACAGCCCTGGGAGAGGGCAACTTCGGCCATGTAGTTCCGGTTAACAGCAAGGATGAAATCGGTACTTTATCCGTAGCCTTTAACACCATGTCCAAACAGCTGCAGGAAATGGTCCTAGCCCTGCAACAAAAAGCCATGGAGCAGCAGATCCTTAACACGGAACTGGCCGATTTGAATCAGGATTTGGAAAGTAAGGTTCTGGAAAGAACTTCCAGATTGGAAGAGGCCAACGCCAACCTGCAAGAAGCCCTGGACAGCATCAGCGCGGTGGAAAAGTCCAGACGGGAGCTGCTGGCCAATGTTTCCCACGAACTGAGGACACCGCTGATGAAAATCCAGGGCTACGTAGAAGCCGTCCGGGACGGCCTTTATAAAGACAATAAGGAGTTCCTCCGCTACCTGGAAACCATCTACCTGCATACCACCGGGATAAACAGACTGATCAACGACCTTTTCGACCTGTCCCAGCTGGATGCCAGACAGTCCATGCACTTTACGGTAACGGATTTAACACCGGTCTTTGAGCAGTACTTTGAGGAAGTCTCTTTGTTCCTGGAACAAAAAGAAATTAATTTTAGTTATTCTCTTGATAATACCCTACCACCGGTCAAGGTCGACCCGGACAGGATTATTCAGGTTCTGGAGAACCTGGTGTATAACGCTGCCAAGTACTCTCAGCCGGGGGGGCAGATTCAGATTTTTGTAAAGGCGCTTGCCGACGGAGTGCTGGTGGAAGTGACCGACAGCGGCCGGGGCATCCCCGCAAAGGACCTACCCTATATTTTTACCAGGTTTTTTAAAGGCCGGGGAGTAAATAACCCCAAATCAAACGGCGCCGGCCTGGGGCTGGCCATTGCCAAGGCTATTGTAGAAGCCCACCAGGGCACTATTGGAGTGGAGAGTCAGCCTGGTAAAGGTTCCCGCTTCTTTTTCAATATTCCCGTTGTACCCAAAGGAAAATAGGTGTTTTAAATCAAGAGGTGGCTGTACAAGCCCCCTTATGCATATAACAATGATAATTCTTCTATTTAACAGTCCTGTCAAGTAAAATTAGAGTGTTCATAAAACAAAAACTTTCCTTTATTCAATTACATTTCAATTACATTTCAATTATTATTTCACCGTTCCCTCTATTAAGCTTTAAATTTCTGTACCACTTTCCAGGTGAACCCTTTAAGGTAACTGTCCTTTAAGTCATTCCTATCACTAGCGGTAACTTACCCTGCATGGCCATAAGGAGTCTTCTTTCTACTTCAGTCCAGTTGACTAGCTTCCACCACGCCCTAACGTAGTCTTCCCGCCGGTTTTGGTAATCCAGGTAATAGGCGTGCTCCCAGGTGTCCAGCACCAGGATGGGAATCCCTCCCCACTGGGTCAGATCCTGGTGCTTTTCAGCCATTAGGATTTCCAGTCGGCCCCAGGCCGGGTGCCAGATCAGAACCGCCCAGCCGGATGCTTCGACCTTTATTGCGGCCTCACTGAACTGCTCCACGAAAGCCGAAACGCTGCCAAAATAGCCAAGGATCTGGTTTTGCGTTTGGGGACCGGGCTGCCCGCCGGTTCCGGGGGAAGTCATCACCGTCCAGTAGATGCTGTGCAAAATGTGGCCGGAACCGTTAAAGGCTATTTCTCGCTCCCAGTGTTTGATCAGGCTGAAATTCCTATTGCGCCGCGCTTCCACCAACTCCAGTTCCGCTTTGTTCAAGCCTTCTACATAGGACTTGTGGTGCCGATCGTGGTGGATTGTCAGTGTGGTGGTACTAATGACCGGTTCCAGAGCGCTATAAGGATATGGCAGCGGCGGCAATCGATGGCCGCCCGGCGGCACTGCCGGTTGGAACCAGAAATTTTT from Desulfoscipio gibsoniae DSM 7213 encodes:
- a CDS encoding ATP-binding protein, which produces MRKNHQHPRCKNYGTISKLIHLFESSLHYKLLLVMVLITIPPLVLLGAYSLYQTTVEISRAVESTKQNLIQNTLNLQQENLKSQAALIDAGLENVVNNIKILQSISENIFNNPEEYNRPGTITNILTDSQYGYYYSPPDHLPDTEISNVFISNKTKVTPKLLAELERLKHMEPVMQSFVSSNENVVAVYFNFKESAARIYPKLDFKKLVELQLFPPDLEVGNYEFFYSADEKHNPEKEITWTKIYRDITDRGLMITCNAPVYLAGGELRGVLGVDITMANIINNILNIEFEQPGAYAALITASGEVIANPEKLSPDTNPNPIASLLGRTDNPVFKEIGQKIREGESGCREVVLSGESKYLLYGPMGNSGWALIYVIPAHQITEPIEKEARSLIIEKNSAILSKISFGTLSILLIVTVFSILLSGNITKPVKDLTSGATALGEGNFGHVVPVNSKDEIGTLSVAFNTMSKQLQEMVLALQQKAMEQQILNTELADLNQDLESKVLERTSRLEEANANLQEALDSISAVEKSRRELLANVSHELRTPLMKIQGYVEAVRDGLYKDNKEFLRYLETIYLHTTGINRLINDLFDLSQLDARQSMHFTVTDLTPVFEQYFEEVSLFLEQKEINFSYSLDNTLPPVKVDPDRIIQVLENLVYNAAKYSQPGGQIQIFVKALADGVLVEVTDSGRGIPAKDLPYIFTRFFKGRGVNNPKSNGAGLGLAIAKAIVEAHQGTIGVESQPGKGSRFFFNIPVVPKGK
- a CDS encoding superoxide dismutase is translated as MNTKNFWFQPAVPPGGHRLPPLPYPYSALEPVISTTTLTIHHDRHHKSYVEGLNKAELELVEARRNRNFSLIKHWEREIAFNGSGHILHSIYWTVMTSPGTGGQPGPQTQNQILGYFGSVSAFVEQFSEAAIKVEASGWAVLIWHPAWGRLEILMAEKHQDLTQWGGIPILVLDTWEHAYYLDYQNRREDYVRAWWKLVNWTEVERRLLMAMQGKLPLVIGMT